TGTTGTTCATGATCTTCGCGTAGTTCGCGGATGTGCCGAGCGTCTGACTTTCCGCATTGCCGAGCGTTCTCGCGCCGTATTTGAGTTCGGCGGAGACAGCCAGCGCGGAAGCCATGGTCACGACCATCAGCATCGCGAGGACCATTGCAGACAACTTTTTGAAGGTTCTGCTCATGATTGGTTTCCTCCTGTAAATTTTTTTGCCGCCGCTTTTTCACCGCAAAGAGCGCAGCGGCTTGACTCCATTGCAGGAAAATTATACCCACTGTGCTAATATATGTCAATACATAGATTGGAATTTTACAATATTTATCTATTGTATATTGCATCCTGTTAAGGAAAATGTGTAATTTGTTACTTTCATGATGGATTATCCGACCTTTTTCGACAAACGGGAGTTTTTCTTCTTTTTTTCGCGTGCCGCAGTGCCCCTCATGAGAGAGAAATCACAGCCGCTTAACAAACCGGCGGGCTCTCCGGATCATAAAAACCTTCGCGCCCCATGAAGGGCTGACTCCCCTTTCATGAAGAAAAAGTCCCGGACATCCGGATGACCCGCTCTTTCAATGCTTTTTTCAAACGGGTGAATCTTTTGAACCCCGGCCCTTGATTGAAATTTTTCTCCGCATCCCTCTCTGACGGGATCCGCCGGCAGGGCCTGTGATTCCGCTTTAAAAAAATTCCCGTTTCCGCCTTGACAAATAAAACAAATCTGTATATAATAAAAAAGCGTTCCGGCCTGAACACTTTATGAAAAACTTAACATGACGCGGAGTAGAGCAGCTGGCAGCTCATCGGGCTCATAACCCGAAGGTCACAGGTTCAAATCCTGTCTCCGCAACCACGAAAAAGCCCTTAACCATGCGGTTTAAGGGCTTTTTGATTTTTATTGAAAATGAATAAAAATAGCCAAATGGGGTTTATTTGGGGTTTATTTCTTTAAATTGTGCTTTTGCGGAGCTACTTTTTTTCATTATTTTAAATAAAACAATATTACATTACGAGGCTTTGTAATTTCATCCTTCACTTATCTGTTTTGCTCGAAATGGAATTACTTTCCCTTTGGGACTAAGCATATCTTCGAGCTTATCAGCGGCTTTTGCATCAGCGCTTTGAATTGCATGGGTGTAGATGTTCATTGTGGTGGATGTCTGAGCATGCCCTAGACGTCTTGATACCGTTCTGATATCAATCCCACTCGCAATCATTAGCGTAGCATTGGTATGTCTCAAACTGTGTAAGTGAATGTTCGGTAAACCAGATCGTTTAATAAAGTCTTTAAACCATCCCGATAAACTATCAGGGTGCATAGGCAAACCATTCCATGTAGTAAACAATCTATTAGTCTCATGCCATTGATTACCAAAGGAAAGACGTTGCTCATCTTGCCAAACTCTATATGTCTGCAGCTGATCAAAACAAATATTCGATAGCTTTATGGTACGCACACTTGATGAAGTTTTTGGCTCCTTTGTTATGATACCCTTGCCTGCTATGTACTGAGATGTACAATGTATGCTTACTTTGCGATTGGAAAAGTTAATATCGGACCATTCCAGACCGAGCAATTCACCACGACGCAGTCCCAGGAACAACAACAGAATTATTGCGGTTGTATATTTAATGGGTTCTTCTTCTAATAGTTCGAGCAAATGAATGGATTGAATATCGTCAAGATACTCAGCTTCTTTCCGAACCGAATGAGGGGGTCTCGTACGGTCAGCGGGATTTGAATCGATTATTTGATCATCTTTAACCGCAGCATTCAATATTGTTGATATTAAACGAAAATAATGAAGAACCGTTCTTGGCGCCAACTTCACATTTCCGCCTTTCTCTACAAAAGTGTCTTTTATTTTAATCTTCAGCGTTTTACATATGGCGATAGCAGTTTCTTTGCGAACACCTTGTCCTCTAAAAGCAGCATATATCGTCGACTCTGTAACCCCGCTCTGCTCAGCCAGTTTCACTCTTGTCATCCCATGGATTTTTGATAATTCTTTTAGATCAACAACTGCGATAAATTTCGTGTCTTCACGTTTTCCTTCTTCAAGGTTCATTATAAATTCATTGATATTGTGTGGTTGAAGTTTAACGAGAGGTATGTTACCGATGGCATCATTGATTCTAACTAACAAAGCTTTATATCGTTCCAGGGTTTTTGGTGCAAGTTGACGTTCGCCGTAATTCTTTATCCATATTTCAGCATACTCGGAAAAGCGCATATCTGAAGAATAGTATTGTCCTTTTTTTACTTGTTCTTCGAAAAGCACTTTCTGTCGTTCGAGTTCGTCAGTGATTTTCTTTTGCGTCAAATTTGGATCTAATTTCACGGTCTTTTTCCGCGTTCTTTGCTTACCATTGGGATAATATC
Above is a window of Oscillospiraceae bacterium DNA encoding:
- a CDS encoding tyrosine-type recombinase/integrase — protein: MASVEKRGESYRIVVFDGYYPNGKQRTRKKTVKLDPNLTQKKITDELERQKVLFEEQVKKGQYYSSDMRFSEYAEIWIKNYGERQLAPKTLERYKALLVRINDAIGNIPLVKLQPHNINEFIMNLEEGKREDTKFIAVVDLKELSKIHGMTRVKLAEQSGVTESTIYAAFRGQGVRKETAIAICKTLKIKIKDTFVEKGGNVKLAPRTVLHYFRLISTILNAAVKDDQIIDSNPADRTRPPHSVRKEAEYLDDIQSIHLLELLEEEPIKYTTAIILLLFLGLRRGELLGLEWSDINFSNRKVSIHCTSQYIAGKGIITKEPKTSSSVRTIKLSNICFDQLQTYRVWQDEQRLSFGNQWHETNRLFTTWNGLPMHPDSLSGWFKDFIKRSGLPNIHLHSLRHTNATLMIASGIDIRTVSRRLGHAQTSTTMNIYTHAIQSADAKAADKLEDMLSPKGKVIPFRAKQISEG